In Scyliorhinus torazame isolate Kashiwa2021f chromosome 18, sScyTor2.1, whole genome shotgun sequence, the following are encoded in one genomic region:
- the tbxa2r gene encoding thromboxane A2 receptor, with the protein MNGTTVEPVLCNSTIRNQINSNSTHASPWFSTAFASIGLISNLIAFVVLINAYRKAQSRSRSSFLIFLCGLVVTDFLGLATTASIVVTYHHVLFEWNEVDPHCHLCRFLGFSMVFFGLSPLLLGAAMAVERFLGINKPFLRSTNSSKRRSWCTVFIVWLFSFSIGLLPVCGLGHYTLQWPNSWCFFNMTNSTSDVAFSLLFSSVGLLSLSMSVILNTISVVTLFKVCFNRFSVERSRDHEVEMMVQLLGIMVIATVCWAPLLVLILKKAFTGTPRDMKEILVICIRIATWNQILDPWVYILFRRSVLRKFNPSLRSRPSISSLYPTINASYRRRLTQASMSAT; encoded by the exons ATGAATGGAACTACTGTGGAACCAGTGTTGTGCAATTCTACGATCCGGAATCAAATCAATTCTAACAGTACACATGCCTCCCCTTGGTTCTCAACTGCATTTGCATCTATTGGACTTATCTCTAATCTGATTGCCTTTGTGGTGCTGATAAATGCTTACAGAAAGGCACAGAGCAGGTCAAGATCTTCCTTCTTGATTTTCCTATGTGGCTTGGTTGTGACAGATTTTCTAGGTCTTGCTACAACTGCATCCATAGTTGTTACTTATCACCATGTGCTTTTTGAGTGGAATGAAGTGGACCCTCACTGCCACCTCTGCAGATTTTTGGGATTTTCAATGGTGTTCTTTGGACTCAGCCCATTGTTGTTGGGGGCAGCCATGGCAGTAGAACGTTTTTTAGGGATAAACAAGCCATTTCTGCGTTCTACCAATTCTTCGAAACGACGTTCTTGGTGCACTGTATTTATCGTTTGGCTGTTTTCGTTCTCTATTGGATTGTTGCCCGTTTGTGGACTTGGACATTATACACTCCAGTGGCCTAACTCCTGGTGTTTCTTTAACATGACAAACAGCACAAGCGACGTTGCATTTTCATTATTGTTTTCGAGTGTGGGATTGTTATCTCTATCAATGTCTGTTATCCTGAATACAATCAGCGTGGTTACACTTTTCAAAGTTTGCTTCAACCGATTTAGTGTTGAAAGGAGCAGAGACCATGAAGTAGAGATGATGGTGCAATTGTTGGGTATAATGGTTATTGCAACAGTCTGTTGGGCTCCATTGTTG GTACTTATCCTCAAGAAGGCATTTACAGGTACACCAAGAGACATGAAAGAAATTCTAGTTATTTGCATTCGAATTGCCACATGGAACCAGATCCTGGATCCTTGGGTTTATATATTATTTAGAAGATCGGTTTTGAGGAAATTTAATCCAAGTCTTCGATCGAGACCTTCAATCTCATCATTATATCCCACTATAAACGCATCCTACAGGCGAAGATTGACACAAGCATCAATGTCAGCCACATAG